A region from the Muribaculum gordoncarteri genome encodes:
- a CDS encoding cupin domain-containing protein, translating to MQNHSGLSLLMAVDKGLEIPTHTANADVLVQVIDGSMEFNIEDKVLELKEGDALTMTPGVKHSLKATERFKVLVTKLNA from the coding sequence ATGCAGAACCATAGCGGGCTTTCGCTCCTTATGGCAGTTGACAAGGGACTTGAGATTCCCACACATACGGCTAATGCCGACGTGCTCGTCCAGGTAATAGATGGGAGCATGGAGTTCAACATTGAGGATAAAGTACTTGAGTTGAAAGAGGGTGATGCGCTCACTATGACACCGGGTGTGAAACATTCCTTAAAGGCTACGGAACGGTTCAAGGTTCTTGTCACAAAGCTCAACGCATGA
- a CDS encoding helix-turn-helix transcriptional regulator, which yields MENRPTNRLKVVLAERRQTNKWLAAQLGVDQTTVSKWCTNSSQPDIFTFSRICRLLNVSMEDMIREDSTVKTDGNR from the coding sequence ATGGAGAATCGTCCGACCAATAGACTGAAAGTGGTACTCGCAGAGCGACGGCAGACCAACAAATGGCTTGCCGCCCAGCTTGGTGTTGACCAGACTACCGTCTCGAAATGGTGTACCAACTCCAGTCAACCCGATATATTCACATTCTCCCGAATCTGCCGTCTGCTTAATGTCAGCATGGAGGATATGATTCGCGAGGATTCAACCGTAAAGACCGATGGCAATAGATAA
- the hcp gene encoding hydroxylamine reductase, producing the protein MKMFCYQCQETARGKGCEIQGVCGKKPETSARMDQLLYIARGMAIVNRQLREKGASSKDASRFIVDALFTTITNANFNNDMLDGYISKALDLKNELEGESKKRGMEPPFMPEVSYHIPKEEYGVHEVIEHSGTLEEEITSVLHDKNPNIRGLKQLAMYGCKGMAAYARHACNLGYEDEDIYVVIENALAEISRPDISVDELFSLVLNVGDGGVKAMALLDKANTSTYGNPEITKVNIGVRNRPGILVSGHDLKDLEELLEQSAGKGVDIYTHSEMLPAQSYPFFKKFPHFAGNYGNAWWRQIDEFETFNGMFLFTSNCIVPPRPKTTYMDRVYTTGVVGMPGTHFIPEGKDGKKDFSEIIERAQTCQPPTEIERGEIVAGFAHNQVLALAPKIIDLIKSGKIRKFVVMAGCDGRMPSRKYYTEFAERLPKDCVILTAGCAKYRYNKLPLGDIEGVPRVLDAGQCNDSYSLVVIANALKDAFDLESVNDLPIVYNIAWYEQKAVIVLLALLSLGVKNIHTGPTLPAFFTPEILKVLQEKFNIGTIATVDEDLATLIG; encoded by the coding sequence ATGAAAATGTTCTGTTACCAGTGCCAGGAGACCGCACGCGGCAAAGGCTGCGAGATACAAGGTGTATGCGGAAAGAAACCAGAAACGTCTGCAAGAATGGATCAGCTGCTTTACATCGCCCGTGGTATGGCCATCGTAAACCGACAGTTGCGAGAGAAAGGCGCATCAAGCAAGGATGCATCCCGGTTCATCGTCGACGCACTGTTCACCACCATTACCAACGCGAACTTCAACAATGATATGCTCGACGGCTATATCTCAAAAGCCCTCGACCTGAAAAACGAACTCGAAGGAGAGTCGAAAAAGCGCGGCATGGAGCCTCCTTTCATGCCTGAGGTGTCGTATCATATCCCAAAGGAGGAATATGGCGTACATGAGGTAATCGAACACAGCGGCACTCTTGAAGAAGAAATCACAAGTGTGCTCCATGACAAGAACCCGAATATAAGAGGTCTCAAGCAGCTTGCCATGTACGGCTGCAAGGGTATGGCAGCCTATGCCCGCCACGCCTGTAACCTCGGTTATGAGGACGAAGACATATATGTCGTGATAGAGAACGCCCTTGCCGAGATAAGCCGTCCTGACATAAGCGTGGATGAGCTGTTTTCGCTCGTGCTCAATGTGGGTGACGGGGGTGTCAAGGCTATGGCTCTGCTTGACAAGGCAAACACATCGACCTACGGCAATCCAGAAATCACAAAGGTAAACATCGGAGTAAGGAACCGTCCGGGCATACTCGTGAGCGGTCACGACCTCAAGGATCTTGAGGAACTGCTCGAACAGTCAGCAGGCAAAGGGGTTGACATCTACACCCACTCGGAGATGCTCCCTGCCCAGAGCTATCCTTTCTTCAAGAAATTCCCCCACTTTGCAGGTAACTACGGCAACGCATGGTGGCGGCAGATTGACGAGTTCGAGACATTCAACGGCATGTTCCTCTTCACCTCCAACTGCATCGTGCCCCCGCGTCCGAAAACCACCTACATGGACCGCGTCTACACGACCGGTGTCGTCGGAATGCCCGGCACACATTTTATCCCAGAGGGGAAGGACGGCAAAAAGGATTTTTCTGAAATCATAGAGCGGGCGCAGACATGCCAGCCGCCGACAGAGATAGAGCGCGGTGAGATTGTCGCCGGATTCGCCCATAACCAGGTGCTTGCTTTGGCGCCTAAGATTATCGACCTCATCAAAAGCGGTAAAATCCGCAAGTTTGTGGTCATGGCAGGCTGTGACGGCAGAATGCCCTCTCGCAAATACTATACGGAATTTGCGGAAAGGCTTCCTAAAGACTGCGTGATTCTCACCGCAGGCTGTGCCAAATACCGCTACAACAAGCTTCCGCTCGGTGATATCGAGGGTGTTCCGCGCGTGCTCGATGCCGGACAGTGTAACGACTCCTATTCGCTCGTCGTGATTGCCAATGCTCTCAAGGACGCTTTCGACCTGGAGAGTGTCAACGATCTGCCGATTGTCTACAACATCGCATGGTATGAGCAGAAGGCGGTGATTGTGCTTCTGGCCCTGTTGAGCCTCGGAGTGAAGAATATCCACACCGGCCCGACGCTGCCGGCGTTTTTCACCCCCGAAATTCTGAAAGTGCTTCAGGAGAAGTTCAATATAGGTACCATCGCCACCGTTGACGAAGATTTGGCTACCCTTATCGGTTGA
- a CDS encoding pyridoxamine 5'-phosphate oxidase family protein — translation MRPMRKVQRQRDAAWALQVFDKAPYVTVSMTRPDGTPYGLPLSLVRCGTDRLYFHCAGEGEKLDCLRANPIVSLSAVSKCTPKFEEEKHNFTEYFHSAVAVGKAEIVEDDSEKIQALRLLCERFLPNYMAHFDEAIARSLSRTTIVRITLTEPPVGKCKP, via the coding sequence ATGAGACCGATGAGAAAAGTGCAGCGTCAGCGCGATGCCGCCTGGGCACTGCAAGTGTTCGACAAAGCGCCCTATGTCACAGTAAGCATGACTCGTCCGGACGGAACACCATACGGATTGCCTCTGTCGCTTGTAAGATGCGGCACCGACCGATTATATTTCCATTGCGCCGGAGAGGGAGAAAAGCTGGACTGTCTGAGAGCCAATCCGATAGTCAGCTTGTCGGCAGTCAGCAAGTGCACGCCCAAATTTGAAGAAGAAAAGCATAACTTCACAGAATATTTTCATTCAGCTGTGGCTGTCGGAAAAGCCGAAATAGTCGAAGACGACTCCGAGAAGATACAGGCTCTGCGTTTGCTCTGCGAACGCTTCCTCCCCAACTATATGGCTCATTTCGATGAAGCCATCGCCCGCAGCCTGTCACGCACCACCATAGTAAGGATTACCCTTACCGAACCTCCGGTCGGCAAGTGCAAGCCCTGA
- a CDS encoding sulfide:quinone reductase translates to MNTDIDFMKIAEGDKAFVHEFENFVNGKMSSAEKTGMAMTTMHRYLQQQAFKVFMGYMKALAHNYRRGLYDDRNEWASRIAAEAYGHLIETALIFDPDFATLQFD, encoded by the coding sequence ATGAATACAGACATTGATTTCATGAAGATAGCCGAGGGAGACAAGGCTTTCGTCCACGAGTTCGAGAACTTCGTGAACGGCAAGATGAGCAGCGCCGAAAAGACCGGCATGGCAATGACCACCATGCACCGCTACCTCCAGCAGCAGGCTTTCAAGGTCTTCATGGGCTACATGAAGGCTCTGGCCCACAACTACCGCAGGGGGCTTTATGATGACCGCAACGAGTGGGCCTCACGTATCGCCGCCGAGGCATACGGCCACCTCATTGAGACCGCCTTAATATTCGACCCCGATTTCGCAACGCTCCAATTTGACTAA
- a CDS encoding YqiA/YcfP family alpha/beta fold hydrolase, translated as MSMIKIMFLHGFTSSGDCEIADTLRKELDGIAEVVAPDIPLHPYEAMDVLQDLCGEQQFDLIVGSSCGSFYGQQLVRFTTLPAILVSPFLKMTEFLEPRIGIHEYKSPRKDGQQQFEITPELIAEFAWMEAHQFDCYDPFNRDRVWGMFGSQDTLAHFRNLFTEYYPKAIDFDGPHTMTAGNVHQDLVPAIKQMLAEVTPVRERYFRHFKGGKYRLWHIAKDSETQERMVVYQALYSKHGYWVRPERMFFERIIRDGDTFPRFAEIKKEDL; from the coding sequence ATGTCTATGATAAAGATAATGTTTCTTCATGGGTTCACATCAAGCGGAGATTGTGAGATTGCCGATACACTGAGAAAGGAACTGGATGGAATCGCCGAGGTGGTCGCTCCGGATATTCCGCTACATCCATACGAGGCGATGGATGTGCTTCAGGACTTGTGCGGGGAGCAACAGTTCGACCTCATTGTCGGGTCGAGCTGCGGCTCATTCTACGGCCAGCAGCTTGTGAGGTTCACAACTCTGCCGGCGATTCTTGTCAGTCCGTTCCTGAAGATGACGGAGTTTCTGGAGCCGCGCATCGGCATCCACGAATACAAGTCGCCGCGCAAGGACGGCCAACAGCAGTTTGAGATTACTCCAGAGCTTATCGCCGAGTTTGCCTGGATGGAGGCTCATCAGTTCGACTGCTACGACCCCTTCAACCGCGACCGAGTCTGGGGAATGTTCGGCTCGCAGGACACGCTCGCCCATTTTCGGAATCTGTTCACTGAATATTATCCCAAGGCAATCGACTTCGACGGCCCACACACCATGACCGCTGGAAACGTCCATCAAGACCTCGTCCCGGCAATAAAACAGATGCTCGCCGAAGTGACGCCCGTCCGCGAACGCTACTTCCGCCACTTCAAAGGCGGTAAATATCGGCTATGGCATATAGCAAAGGATTCCGAAACCCAGGAGCGCATGGTCGTCTATCAGGCTCTCTACAGCAAACACGGCTATTGGGTACGCCCCGAGCGAATGTTCTTCGAGCGCATCATTCGCGATGGCGACACCTTCCCCCGCTTTGCCGAAATCAAAAAAGAAGATCTATGA
- a CDS encoding RNA-binding domain-containing protein — translation MAIDKNIIQSLLNDIESDRAERTISVNNTDKFGQAICAFANDLPNHGKPGYLIIGADDKTGKVIGLNITDELLKNLSAIRTDGNVQPQPSMIVQKVELADGDVAVVEVQPSPFPPIRYKGQIWVRIGPRKGVANEQDEKILIEKRNSQALTYDALPCLRATLDDIDMQLFLNGYLPKAFPADVLKDDKRDIKHQMQSLGFFDTRFDCPTNAGIIMFGNNVERFLPGAYIQYVKFRGKGKGGEVEREYKFSGNLMKVLYQLDTFVDTTITNRRPVPVSVLREETIVDYPHWATRELLMNSICHRTYDSNGPIQFYQYDDRIEILNHGGLYGKANADNFPNVNDYRNTIIAEALRVLGFVNRFSRGVQRVENDLLENGNGQPEFDLSLGTAFKVIERKAHMDETEKETEKETEKETEKETENPSSKFSLSEPQRKVFHLLCMNSDITYAELMRQTNLSRSYLSRIISALKEHGYVVRKGSDRAGNWEIRKSLTD, via the coding sequence ATGGCAATAGATAAAAACATAATACAAAGTCTGCTCAACGATATAGAGAGCGACCGGGCTGAAAGGACTATATCCGTAAACAACACAGATAAGTTCGGTCAGGCTATATGCGCATTTGCCAATGACCTACCCAACCACGGTAAGCCTGGCTATCTGATTATCGGTGCCGATGACAAGACTGGAAAGGTTATCGGCTTGAATATTACAGATGAGCTGTTAAAAAACCTCTCCGCAATCCGTACTGACGGCAATGTCCAGCCCCAGCCGTCAATGATTGTTCAAAAGGTCGAGCTTGCCGACGGCGATGTCGCAGTTGTTGAAGTACAGCCGTCTCCATTTCCCCCGATACGATATAAGGGGCAGATATGGGTTCGTATCGGCCCGCGCAAAGGTGTCGCCAATGAGCAGGACGAGAAGATTCTGATTGAGAAGCGCAACAGTCAGGCTTTGACATACGATGCGCTTCCATGCCTGCGTGCCACGCTTGACGATATTGACATGCAGCTTTTCCTTAACGGCTATCTGCCGAAGGCGTTCCCTGCCGATGTACTAAAAGATGACAAGCGGGACATCAAGCACCAGATGCAGTCGCTCGGATTCTTCGACACCCGATTTGACTGTCCCACCAATGCCGGAATAATCATGTTCGGAAACAATGTCGAGCGTTTTCTGCCCGGTGCCTACATACAGTATGTCAAGTTCAGAGGAAAAGGCAAAGGCGGCGAGGTGGAGCGTGAGTACAAATTCTCAGGCAACCTGATGAAAGTGCTGTATCAGCTCGACACTTTCGTCGATACCACCATCACCAACAGACGCCCTGTACCTGTATCGGTTCTCCGGGAAGAGACTATCGTGGATTATCCGCATTGGGCTACAAGAGAGCTGCTTATGAATTCGATTTGTCATCGCACGTATGACTCGAATGGCCCGATACAGTTCTATCAGTATGACGACCGCATCGAGATTCTCAACCATGGTGGTCTTTATGGCAAGGCAAATGCAGACAATTTTCCGAACGTAAATGACTATCGGAATACAATCATAGCTGAGGCTCTGCGTGTCCTTGGATTTGTCAATCGTTTTAGTCGTGGAGTCCAAAGGGTTGAGAACGATCTCTTGGAAAACGGCAACGGTCAACCGGAATTTGACCTGTCTTTGGGTACAGCTTTCAAGGTCATCGAGCGCAAGGCTCATATGGATGAGACAGAAAAGGAGACAGAAAAGGAGACAGAAAAGGAGACAGAAAAGGAAACAGAAAATCCTTCATCAAAATTCTCATTATCAGAGCCCCAACGTAAAGTGTTCCATTTGCTTTGCATGAACAGCGACATAACGTATGCGGAACTGATGAGACAAACAAATCTGTCTAGAAGCTATCTATCACGAATAATCTCAGCGTTGAAAGAGCATGGTTATGTTGTACGCAAAGGAAGTGACCGCGCCGGCAACTGGGAAATCCGCAAATCACTGACTGATTAA
- a CDS encoding DUF488 domain-containing protein, with amino-acid sequence MTQYQLKRAYEPASPEDGFRVYIDRLWPRGLSHETFHYDLWDKDIAPSTELREWLHADPDNRWSEFETRYSKELETSPSFVALRHLLAQKSVVTLLYSSHDERHNNAIVVYNLLTK; translated from the coding sequence ATGACACAATATCAATTAAAACGGGCTTACGAACCCGCTTCTCCGGAAGACGGCTTCAGGGTATATATAGACAGACTTTGGCCGAGAGGTCTCTCTCACGAGACTTTCCATTATGATTTGTGGGATAAGGATATCGCGCCGTCCACAGAACTCCGCGAATGGCTTCATGCGGATCCCGATAACCGATGGTCTGAATTTGAGACTCGATATTCCAAAGAACTGGAGACCAGCCCTTCGTTTGTGGCATTGCGACATCTTCTTGCACAGAAATCTGTAGTGACATTACTTTATTCGTCTCATGATGAACGACATAACAATGCCATTGTGGTTTACAACTTATTGACAAAATAA
- the istB gene encoding IS21-like element helper ATPase IstB, with protein sequence METDNKTAPVSAVQDQNQISLDLMNRMKMHGMAEAFRESIAGTTAQSMTPDSFLSMLLAREWDWRAQAAIARLTRNASFRYKAYMEEIDYTVSRGLDRNQMERLATLDFVRQGTNLFITGSAGTGKSFLACALGHEACKRGIRTLYGNAAKLLGAMKVAKVRNCLEAELKKIERCQLLILDDLFLVPLDAKERPILLDIIEDRHERKSIIITSQYPPSAWYDMVGDPTVADAILDRIVHSAHTIELSGESMRKLKAKK encoded by the coding sequence ATGGAAACAGACAATAAAACCGCCCCTGTATCCGCAGTACAGGACCAGAACCAGATCTCGCTCGATCTGATGAACCGAATGAAAATGCACGGCATGGCCGAAGCCTTCCGCGAAAGCATCGCCGGCACCACAGCACAGTCGATGACTCCGGACTCCTTCCTCTCGATGCTGCTCGCTCGGGAATGGGACTGGCGCGCTCAGGCCGCCATTGCACGTCTGACCCGAAATGCGTCATTCCGCTACAAGGCCTATATGGAAGAAATCGACTACACCGTCAGCCGGGGCCTCGACCGTAACCAGATGGAACGGCTCGCCACTCTCGACTTCGTGCGCCAGGGTACTAATCTCTTCATCACAGGTTCGGCAGGAACCGGCAAGAGCTTCCTGGCATGCGCTCTGGGACATGAGGCCTGCAAGCGCGGCATACGCACCCTGTACGGCAATGCCGCAAAACTTCTCGGCGCCATGAAGGTGGCAAAAGTCAGAAACTGCCTTGAAGCCGAACTCAAGAAAATCGAACGCTGTCAGCTTCTGATTCTTGACGACCTGTTCCTTGTCCCTCTTGACGCAAAGGAACGTCCCATACTGCTGGACATAATCGAAGACCGGCACGAGCGCAAATCAATAATCATCACATCCCAGTATCCGCCCTCGGCATGGTACGACATGGTGGGGGATCCGACTGTGGCTGACGCTATCCTTGACCGCATAGTCCACTCCGCCCATACCATCGAACTCTCCGGAGAAAGCATGCGAAAACTCAAGGCTAAAAAGTAA
- a CDS encoding helix-turn-helix domain-containing protein, whose translation MDCRKHTVEIVSEQLYTVAYASRYLGVHRCTIYDYIKHPERPLRFFHSPDERRLLFRGADLIAYKEAGLPKKGRKRKTGKQ comes from the coding sequence ATGGATTGCCGAAAACACACAGTTGAGATTGTATCGGAACAACTCTACACCGTAGCGTATGCCTCCAGATACCTCGGTGTCCACCGATGCACAATCTACGATTACATCAAGCATCCGGAGCGACCATTGAGGTTCTTCCATTCCCCGGATGAGAGAAGGCTACTGTTCAGAGGAGCAGACCTGATAGCCTACAAAGAAGCGGGCCTTCCGAAGAAGGGTAGAAAACGTAAGACTGGAAAACAGTAA